In one Verrucomicrobiota bacterium genomic region, the following are encoded:
- a CDS encoding cupin domain-containing protein, with translation MNITKNKNFEIEHFDQIDGVPCPCGTSKRAFFSPDNPTATVHRVDISTDAQTHYHKIITEFYIILETEDGAYMELDGQKFPVKPMSTIMIKPGCRHRAVGKMQIINFAVPSFDPEDEWFD, from the coding sequence ATGAACATTACAAAAAATAAGAATTTTGAAATAGAACACTTTGACCAAATAGACGGAGTGCCCTGCCCTTGCGGAACGTCGAAACGTGCGTTTTTCTCACCCGATAACCCAACAGCTACCGTGCATCGCGTAGATATCTCGACAGACGCACAAACGCACTATCATAAGATAATCACTGAGTTTTACATAATCCTGGAAACAGAAGACGGGGCTTATATGGAATTGGATGGGCAGAAATTTCCAGTAAAGCCAATGAGCACCATCATGATAAAACCAGGCTGTAGACACCGTGCAGTAGGTAAAATGCAAATCATCAATTTCGCAGTCCCTTCCTTTGACCCAGAGGACGAATGGTTCGATTGA
- a CDS encoding glycosyltransferase family 2 protein gives MIKALANLYYRLPWTPRIEAEIIEVNHWLQLKRVNLVIAFVLPKGGSPAVYINRTNLAYNQIPDRVSPFTPTDKEETIVIETTFEPEEDTSISLMVKPSQEDYFLLALSKLTRELKPTSIHLPILYKLDGRFPHEALKTEIVYGWCFALDPLKVSRIQARLDEVQLSVEFPLEREDIADNFVDQPDSKMCGFECELPPNKSDGTLTIECQLDSDTWIEVCQKNLASIEKKKLKTIDNDPSPAVQPKTQSLYNVETIFVEQQKKLKTKLSGWIFLKDGPPISEVRMLFRNQELNLRYGLQREDVHQEFPGHSNALNSGFELKLDDLPGNPNLVFQFKTADSDWIEFDQRKPAQIPFTYYTDKKIAESKSGVRSNVESAQIGRRYGHQFMFVGWCFRTDGEAIEEIRIRTGKQTFPGKTGLKRKDVFAENGDNHPNSLRSGFEIPLDNIPRSAKLRFEYKNSKGKWTLFALEDFSRFPVSHFASQSEEKRDYNKWLEKHKDQLSIPEEKAALLLDSLKQQPLISVIMPVYNTPGNYLKKAIQSVIDQYYPRWELCIADDASPDEGVWKMLEAFSTQDERIKIVRRKENGHICHASNSALELATGQWCAFLDHDDAYPKDALLRAVQYINKQPDAGLFFSDEDKLDEKDKRFDPYFKPEWNPELLEGQNYLCHLTITRTDLVKRVGGFQPGLEGSQDWDLFLKITETLKTDQVVHIPYLLYHWRAIEGSTALALEEKGYIRESSLKTLQGHCERSRPNVEIIPIAHGHWRLKYQVPQPVPLVSIIIPTKDQAGVLRSCIGSLRNRTTYTNYEIVVVDNQSVEDETKQLFEDIKAKGIRILEYSKPFNFSAINNFAASQVAGEYLAFLNNDVTVINGEWLEEMVSHASKKTVGAVGAKLYFPEDCIQHAGVILGINGIAGHCFKYAVRGEPGQRNRLNLVQQFSAVTAACLVVKKSIFDEVEGFEEDNLGVAFNDIDLCLRIREAGYVNIWTPHAQLYHHESVSRGDDNDQSRKTRVDSEIDYMRKRWGDQLRFDPTYNPNLTLEFEDFSLAWPPRLPKE, from the coding sequence ATGATTAAGGCTCTGGCTAATCTTTACTACCGCCTTCCCTGGACGCCAAGGATAGAGGCCGAAATCATCGAGGTTAACCATTGGCTTCAACTAAAGCGTGTTAATTTGGTGATCGCATTTGTTCTTCCAAAGGGCGGTTCACCAGCGGTTTACATCAATCGCACCAACTTGGCGTATAATCAAATACCGGACCGTGTCTCCCCTTTTACTCCAACAGACAAAGAGGAAACAATAGTCATTGAAACCACCTTTGAGCCGGAAGAAGACACTTCAATATCCCTGATGGTAAAGCCATCGCAAGAAGACTACTTCTTGCTCGCATTGAGTAAGCTTACTCGAGAGTTGAAGCCCACCTCCATCCATTTGCCAATCCTTTATAAACTGGATGGACGATTTCCACACGAAGCTCTGAAAACAGAGATTGTTTACGGTTGGTGTTTTGCTCTTGATCCTCTGAAGGTTAGTAGAATTCAGGCTCGGTTGGATGAAGTTCAACTCAGTGTCGAATTTCCACTCGAAAGGGAAGACATAGCTGACAATTTCGTTGATCAGCCAGACTCGAAAATGTGCGGATTTGAGTGTGAGCTGCCGCCGAACAAATCGGATGGCACTCTTACGATAGAATGCCAACTTGACTCCGATACCTGGATCGAAGTGTGCCAAAAGAATCTTGCATCCATAGAGAAAAAGAAACTCAAAACCATCGACAATGATCCCTCCCCTGCTGTTCAGCCAAAGACGCAGAGTCTCTACAACGTTGAGACCATTTTTGTAGAACAACAAAAAAAGCTTAAGACCAAATTGTCTGGTTGGATATTTTTAAAAGACGGACCTCCCATCTCCGAGGTAAGGATGCTTTTCAGAAACCAGGAACTTAACCTGCGCTACGGGTTACAGCGGGAAGATGTTCATCAGGAATTCCCGGGACACTCAAACGCGTTGAATTCGGGTTTCGAACTAAAACTGGACGATCTGCCGGGAAATCCCAACCTGGTTTTCCAATTTAAAACCGCGGATAGCGATTGGATTGAATTCGATCAGCGCAAACCAGCTCAAATTCCGTTCACCTACTACACCGATAAAAAAATTGCTGAAAGTAAAAGTGGAGTCCGGTCAAATGTAGAGAGCGCTCAAATCGGCCGACGCTATGGACACCAATTCATGTTTGTTGGTTGGTGCTTCAGAACCGACGGAGAAGCAATCGAGGAAATTCGAATTCGTACGGGCAAACAAACCTTTCCAGGGAAAACCGGCTTAAAACGAAAAGACGTATTTGCGGAAAACGGGGATAACCACCCGAACAGCTTGAGATCAGGATTTGAGATTCCTTTAGATAACATCCCTCGGTCAGCGAAGTTAAGATTCGAATACAAAAACTCAAAAGGTAAATGGACCCTGTTTGCACTGGAGGACTTTTCTCGATTTCCGGTTTCACATTTTGCATCTCAGTCCGAGGAAAAGCGCGACTACAATAAGTGGCTCGAAAAACATAAGGATCAACTATCCATTCCCGAAGAAAAGGCTGCTCTCCTGCTCGACTCATTAAAGCAACAACCACTAATTTCTGTTATCATGCCGGTGTACAACACTCCGGGAAATTACCTTAAAAAGGCCATCCAGTCTGTTATAGATCAATACTACCCACGGTGGGAATTGTGCATCGCGGATGACGCCTCCCCCGATGAAGGCGTCTGGAAGATGCTTGAAGCTTTTTCCACCCAAGATGAGCGAATAAAAATAGTTAGACGCAAAGAAAACGGCCACATTTGCCATGCTTCGAATTCTGCTCTGGAATTGGCGACCGGTCAATGGTGCGCATTCCTTGATCATGACGATGCTTATCCCAAGGATGCATTACTTCGAGCTGTCCAGTATATCAACAAGCAACCAGACGCTGGATTGTTCTTTTCCGATGAGGACAAACTTGACGAAAAAGATAAACGTTTTGACCCCTACTTTAAACCCGAGTGGAACCCTGAACTCCTGGAGGGCCAGAACTACCTCTGTCATTTAACCATCACAAGAACTGATCTTGTTAAACGTGTTGGTGGTTTTCAACCTGGCCTTGAGGGTAGTCAGGACTGGGATTTATTTTTAAAGATCACAGAGACTCTTAAAACCGATCAAGTGGTCCACATCCCCTATCTACTCTACCATTGGCGAGCCATCGAGGGATCCACGGCGCTTGCCCTGGAAGAAAAAGGCTATATCCGGGAGTCCTCATTAAAAACCCTTCAGGGGCACTGTGAACGATCCAGACCCAATGTTGAAATTATCCCCATCGCACATGGACATTGGCGCCTGAAATACCAAGTACCACAACCGGTTCCTTTGGTTTCTATTATAATACCAACCAAGGATCAGGCCGGGGTACTTCGAAGCTGTATCGGGAGCCTTCGAAATAGAACCACTTACACTAATTACGAAATAGTGGTCGTAGACAACCAGTCTGTAGAAGATGAAACCAAGCAATTGTTCGAGGATATCAAAGCTAAAGGAATTCGGATTCTTGAATACTCCAAACCGTTCAACTTTTCGGCGATCAATAATTTTGCCGCTTCCCAGGTCGCAGGTGAATACCTCGCTTTCCTAAATAATGACGTGACGGTGATCAATGGAGAATGGCTGGAAGAAATGGTAAGCCATGCATCCAAGAAAACGGTGGGTGCCGTAGGAGCAAAACTCTACTTTCCGGAAGACTGCATTCAACACGCAGGTGTAATTCTCGGGATCAATGGCATCGCCGGCCACTGTTTTAAATACGCAGTTCGAGGCGAACCTGGACAGCGAAATCGTTTAAATCTGGTCCAACAATTTTCAGCCGTTACCGCAGCCTGTTTGGTTGTGAAGAAATCCATCTTCGATGAGGTCGAAGGGTTTGAGGAAGATAATCTCGGAGTTGCTTTTAACGACATCGATCTTTGTCTGCGAATTAGAGAAGCCGGTTATGTAAATATTTGGACGCCTCACGCTCAGCTTTACCACCACGAGTCTGTCTCTCGAGGGGATGACAACGATCAATCACGAAAAACACGAGTGGATAGTGAGATTGATTATATGCGCAAGCGATGGGGAGACCAGTTACGTTTCGATCCTACCTACAACCCAAATCTAACTTTGGAATTTGAAGATTTTTCATTAGCCTGGCCTCCACGATTACCTAAAGAATAA
- a CDS encoding rhodanese-like domain-containing protein: MKSRITISILIFVGLAFSSCTKKTDEVWIDVRTLEEFDSGHLEEAFHIPHEQIADCISEVTANKDAIIHLYCRSGGRAGRAKTALEELGFINVLNDGGYEEILKSRQGTEL; this comes from the coding sequence ATGAAATCTCGAATAACCATTTCTATCCTAATATTCGTTGGATTAGCTTTTTCTTCCTGTACCAAAAAAACAGATGAAGTCTGGATCGATGTCCGCACCCTGGAAGAGTTTGATTCGGGTCATTTGGAGGAAGCATTCCATATACCGCATGAGCAAATTGCCGACTGTATTAGCGAAGTTACTGCCAACAAAGACGCAATCATTCACCTTTACTGCCGAAGTGGTGGTCGCGCAGGAAGAGCAAAAACTGCGCTGGAAGAATTAGGGTTCATCAATGTATTAAACGACGGTGGCTATGAGGAGATCCTTAAAAGTCGCCAAGGAACCGAACTTTGA
- a CDS encoding AAA family ATPase: MEKPDPINSALSKASSKGENRLIKPTNKETKRIFVAATRMNDGKTTTCLGLFASLLKEFSRVGFIKPIGQRFLQVQGHDIDEDSFLLDSIYHVSTPISAMSPIAVDGNFTRRYLDNPDTILEKTIHEICHAFDRAAWEKDCILIEGTGHAGVGSVFDLSNAKVAKLLDAKVIIVAQGGIGRPVDEIALNKALFDKEGLEVVGAILNKVEESKIAMVKDYAGKGLERLGVPLLGVLPKKKVLSAPNLSQVAKEIKGNWINGQLHGSKQRITRVVIGAMTAKHIIDYLSPGTLIIAPGDRDDILLWAIASANISGERLISGIILTGDLSPHPKILDMLASTDIPVISVERDSYEVASIINNMTVKTEPQDLDKIPIIKEMVLDNVDISQIIKAF; encoded by the coding sequence ATGGAAAAACCTGATCCAATAAATTCGGCCTTAAGCAAAGCGAGCTCAAAAGGAGAGAATCGCCTGATAAAACCGACAAACAAAGAGACAAAGCGGATCTTTGTAGCCGCCACCCGGATGAACGACGGTAAGACGACTACTTGTCTTGGTCTCTTTGCTTCGCTTCTCAAAGAGTTTTCCAGGGTAGGCTTTATTAAGCCGATCGGACAACGCTTTCTACAGGTTCAAGGTCACGATATTGATGAAGATTCATTCCTGTTAGATTCGATTTATCACGTGTCCACTCCCATTTCCGCGATGTCTCCCATTGCAGTAGACGGAAATTTCACCCGTCGATACCTGGACAACCCTGATACCATCCTGGAAAAAACTATACACGAAATCTGCCATGCTTTTGACCGAGCTGCCTGGGAGAAGGATTGTATTCTGATTGAAGGGACCGGACATGCGGGAGTCGGCTCTGTTTTTGATTTATCCAATGCAAAAGTAGCGAAACTACTCGATGCCAAAGTTATCATCGTTGCCCAAGGTGGCATTGGACGTCCTGTCGACGAAATCGCTCTCAACAAAGCGCTGTTCGACAAGGAAGGATTGGAAGTTGTTGGAGCGATTCTGAACAAGGTCGAAGAATCAAAAATTGCCATGGTTAAAGACTATGCCGGCAAAGGCCTGGAACGTCTGGGCGTTCCTTTACTGGGAGTCCTGCCCAAGAAAAAAGTATTAAGCGCCCCTAATCTCTCCCAAGTAGCGAAAGAAATTAAAGGCAATTGGATCAACGGCCAGCTACATGGTTCAAAGCAGAGGATCACCCGAGTAGTTATTGGCGCGATGACCGCCAAACACATCATTGATTACCTTTCCCCGGGAACGCTAATCATCGCGCCTGGCGACCGTGATGACATATTGTTATGGGCCATTGCCAGCGCCAATATTTCAGGAGAACGACTGATCTCAGGTATTATTTTGACCGGGGATCTGTCTCCCCATCCCAAGATTCTGGACATGCTGGCATCCACAGACATACCTGTTATTTCAGTTGAACGAGATAGCTATGAAGTAGCATCCATCATCAACAATATGACTGTGAAGACCGAACCACAAGATCTGGATAAAATTCCCATCATCAAGGAAATGGTCTTGGATAACGTAGATATTTCTCAGATCATAAAGGCGTTTTAA
- a CDS encoding zinc ribbon domain-containing protein, with protein sequence MPNYDYVCTSCRGDFEFFQSMNDSPLTQCPTCEEPSLKRKIGTGAGIIFKGTGFYETDYKTPKKDSSASEPKKDAGESPKKDGSSDSGGGSSTSTSEK encoded by the coding sequence ATGCCAAATTACGATTACGTGTGCACTTCGTGTAGAGGGGATTTTGAGTTCTTCCAGTCAATGAACGACAGTCCACTCACGCAATGCCCAACTTGTGAAGAACCTTCTCTCAAACGCAAAATTGGAACAGGTGCCGGAATTATCTTCAAAGGAACTGGTTTCTATGAAACCGACTATAAAACGCCTAAAAAAGATTCTTCAGCTTCTGAGCCTAAAAAAGATGCGGGGGAAAGTCCTAAAAAAGATGGGAGTAGCGATTCAGGTGGAGGTAGTTCGACCTCAACATCTGAAAAATAG
- a CDS encoding HU family DNA-binding protein: MNKANLVDAISDQTGLSKADASKSFDSALSVITSALASGNAVSLVGFGNFTVSRRNARVGRNPKTGAEIQIPARNAVKFSPGKALKDAVQ, translated from the coding sequence ATGAATAAAGCAAATCTTGTTGACGCTATCTCAGACCAAACCGGGCTATCAAAAGCCGACGCTAGCAAATCGTTTGACTCTGCTCTTAGTGTAATCACCAGTGCTCTTGCTTCTGGAAATGCAGTATCTCTTGTCGGATTCGGCAATTTTACCGTTTCCCGCCGTAATGCGCGTGTAGGCCGCAATCCAAAAACCGGAGCTGAAATCCAGATTCCTGCGCGTAATGCGGTTAAGTTTTCTCCAGGGAAAGCTCTTAAAGATGCGGTTCAATAG
- a CDS encoding bile acid:sodium symporter yields MRSFLSKQWLLLGLVIAVILAFFFPHWGEAGGVLKSEVTTKIGIVLIFFLQGWVLPTELLTKSMLHWRAHLFTQVFIFLIFPLVFIVGGLFWSPFMSEPLRVGFLFMAVLPTTISSAIVFTSQARGSTSVALFNTTVANVIGVFLSPLWMAVLIHTELNQMGDLGAVLLNLSKLILLPLFLGQVAHVFFKAALNKVRPAIGHFSQVVIVFIVFAAFSDSVVDGIWDDQADELVIITTVLCIVLFVLMTGLCIFLVKLLKFNEGDRIAILFCATQKTLATGVPLGISLFGSDPSFGIILLPLIIFHPVQLILGALLISRIQKPGQ; encoded by the coding sequence ATGCGGAGTTTTCTCAGTAAACAATGGCTTCTTTTAGGTCTTGTTATTGCCGTAATCCTGGCATTCTTTTTCCCTCATTGGGGTGAAGCTGGCGGTGTTCTTAAATCAGAAGTTACCACTAAAATCGGGATCGTCCTTATCTTTTTTCTTCAAGGATGGGTGCTTCCCACTGAATTACTCACCAAGTCAATGTTACACTGGCGAGCGCATTTGTTCACCCAGGTATTTATTTTTCTGATTTTCCCTTTGGTGTTCATTGTTGGTGGCTTGTTTTGGTCACCGTTTATGAGCGAGCCCTTAAGGGTTGGTTTTCTCTTTATGGCTGTTCTTCCCACCACAATATCCTCAGCCATCGTGTTTACATCCCAAGCCCGCGGGAGTACTTCGGTCGCTCTGTTTAACACAACGGTGGCGAACGTGATCGGAGTGTTTCTTTCCCCGTTGTGGATGGCGGTACTCATTCATACCGAACTGAATCAGATGGGAGACCTCGGAGCCGTTTTATTGAATCTTTCGAAGTTAATTTTGCTCCCTCTGTTTTTGGGACAAGTTGCCCATGTATTTTTCAAGGCCGCGTTGAATAAGGTCCGCCCGGCGATTGGCCATTTTAGTCAGGTTGTCATCGTTTTCATCGTATTTGCTGCATTCTCGGACTCGGTTGTTGATGGGATCTGGGATGATCAAGCCGATGAATTGGTGATTATCACCACTGTACTTTGTATTGTGCTTTTTGTTTTAATGACCGGCCTGTGCATTTTTCTGGTCAAATTACTGAAGTTTAATGAAGGCGACAGGATCGCAATCTTGTTTTGTGCTACCCAAAAGACACTGGCTACCGGTGTGCCTTTGGGGATTTCTCTTTTTGGAAGTGACCCGTCGTTTGGGATTATTTTGCTCCCGTTGATTATCTTTCATCCGGTTCAATTGATTCTGGGTGCCTTGCTCATCAGCCGAATCCAAAAACCTGGGCAATAA
- a CDS encoding glycosyltransferase family 2 protein gives MPLLDQPKVSFIVPLYNRLDCTQALLESFIATIHSVSFELIFVNDCSDDGSREFLDARRSERIVVLHNEKRMGYAKSVNRGAVNATGEFLGLLNNDLVLTDGWLEPMLECFNKKLKVGTVGNIQRNINTRRIDHAGIIFDLVGLPDHYGKNYPFIPTFDYRDFPAVTGACMLIRRSLFEEMQGFDESYLNGCEDVDLCLRIGQKGYRNIVAGQSTVWHHVSASPGRRDNDQSNNKKLLKRWGEDLKSHGQRNWPFQYLMRYWNKPWLFNGTKLIDALLRIVKLRSGDSPWAIEKRRRILAHES, from the coding sequence ATGCCGTTGCTCGACCAACCCAAAGTATCCTTTATCGTTCCACTGTATAATCGATTGGACTGCACCCAGGCCTTACTTGAGAGCTTCATCGCAACGATTCATTCAGTCAGCTTTGAACTTATCTTCGTAAATGATTGTAGCGATGACGGAAGTAGAGAGTTCCTGGATGCCCGCCGAAGTGAAAGGATAGTTGTATTGCACAATGAGAAACGCATGGGTTATGCGAAATCCGTTAACCGTGGAGCAGTAAATGCAACTGGCGAATTTCTCGGTTTGTTAAACAATGATTTGGTCCTGACTGATGGATGGTTGGAACCCATGCTCGAATGCTTCAATAAAAAACTAAAAGTTGGAACGGTTGGAAATATTCAGCGAAATATTAACACCAGAAGAATCGATCATGCAGGTATCATTTTCGACCTCGTAGGACTTCCCGACCACTACGGGAAAAACTACCCATTTATTCCAACATTCGACTATCGGGATTTCCCGGCTGTAACCGGGGCTTGTATGTTGATTCGCAGATCACTGTTTGAAGAGATGCAGGGTTTCGATGAATCCTACCTCAATGGTTGCGAGGATGTGGATCTTTGCTTACGGATTGGGCAAAAGGGTTACCGGAATATCGTCGCCGGGCAAAGTACCGTTTGGCACCATGTCAGTGCATCTCCAGGGAGACGAGACAATGACCAATCGAATAATAAGAAACTCTTAAAAAGATGGGGCGAAGACTTGAAAAGCCACGGTCAACGAAATTGGCCATTTCAATACTTGATGCGCTATTGGAATAAACCCTGGCTTTTCAATGGTACTAAGCTCATCGATGCGTTGCTTCGCATCGTAAAACTTAGATCAGGTGATTCGCCATGGGCTATTGAAAAACGTCGGCGAATTCTGGCACACGAATCATGA
- the rpmB gene encoding 50S ribosomal protein L28, whose product MSRICAITGKRPVTGGSISRKGQSKKSGGIGTHVTKSNKRVFRPNLQRKRVRLPNGTIKRLWISAKALKSGKVEVV is encoded by the coding sequence ATGTCTAGAATTTGTGCAATAACAGGTAAACGACCCGTCACCGGTGGATCTATTTCACGGAAGGGTCAAAGCAAGAAAAGCGGCGGAATTGGTACTCACGTTACCAAGTCAAACAAACGTGTGTTCCGCCCAAACCTACAACGCAAACGCGTTCGCTTGCCTAACGGCACTATAAAGCGCCTTTGGATTTCTGCAAAAGCACTGAAATCCGGAAAAGTTGAAGTCGTTTAA
- the murJ gene encoding murein biosynthesis integral membrane protein MurJ, with product MSSRFLNVIVVSSSTVGSRVLGLFRDILVFSIFGSSVLNSAFILAFTFPNLFRRLLGEGALTAALLPLLTDQREQYGDHRLFWLFNKILSRVMTLLFALVAVGSLAMIVVGKLPGLPERWDLAMLLGVLLFPYMAFVCLAAALAAALNVLHRFAIPALTAVWLNLSIILFLGGIGYFASEVPLYRMYWLCAGMLFGGFLQLMIPWIALRREGWRFELDFKPSPEVRDFIRLLLPGILGASVIQINILISRSLAHFLDESAVSIYYLANRLVEFPLGIFTIAIATVYFPAFSKCASRKNTSEFALVFKQSMRLMFAITIPATVGFFVLGEPILRFLFEWGAFNASDTAITLPLLQVFAIGLPLYSMVALMIRGFYAYKDTTTPMKVALFSFVLNIVLSLALMWPLGIVGLALANVLAIFGQTILLTGMLSQKLKSNLVRDLLSDILKILGGSAVMVGAIKLLTLGIIYLPFTDKGEAAVLVLVVIPLAVLIYFGVLWVLKFSEIDEIPRLSARMFGRKNT from the coding sequence ATGTCATCCCGCTTTTTGAATGTCATTGTTGTATCCTCATCCACCGTCGGATCACGCGTGTTGGGGTTGTTTCGGGATATCCTGGTTTTTTCCATCTTCGGCAGTTCAGTTCTCAACTCCGCATTTATTTTAGCCTTCACTTTCCCCAATTTGTTTCGTCGGCTGTTAGGTGAAGGTGCGCTGACAGCCGCGCTTTTGCCCCTTCTGACTGATCAGCGTGAGCAGTATGGAGATCATCGTTTGTTTTGGTTATTTAACAAAATCCTAAGTCGGGTGATGACTTTGCTCTTTGCTCTGGTGGCGGTGGGTAGTCTTGCCATGATTGTTGTTGGGAAATTACCGGGGCTGCCGGAGCGATGGGACCTCGCTATGCTTCTTGGCGTTCTTCTTTTCCCATACATGGCCTTTGTCTGTCTGGCTGCTGCTTTGGCTGCAGCGTTAAATGTGCTCCATCGATTTGCGATTCCGGCACTCACAGCAGTCTGGTTGAATCTGTCGATAATTTTGTTTCTCGGAGGAATCGGATATTTTGCAAGTGAAGTTCCTCTTTACCGCATGTATTGGCTCTGCGCCGGTATGCTTTTCGGTGGGTTTCTTCAGTTAATGATTCCGTGGATCGCATTGAGGCGGGAAGGTTGGCGGTTTGAGTTGGATTTTAAGCCAAGTCCCGAGGTGAGGGATTTTATCCGCCTGTTGCTACCCGGGATTTTGGGAGCCTCGGTTATTCAAATAAATATCCTTATCTCCAGGTCGCTAGCGCATTTTTTGGACGAATCCGCTGTGTCCATTTATTACTTGGCTAATCGCCTGGTGGAATTTCCCCTGGGTATTTTTACGATCGCAATAGCGACGGTGTATTTTCCTGCATTTTCGAAATGCGCTTCGCGTAAAAATACCAGCGAATTTGCCCTGGTATTTAAGCAATCGATGCGACTGATGTTCGCGATTACGATTCCAGCGACGGTAGGTTTCTTTGTATTGGGGGAGCCTATTCTTCGATTCTTATTTGAATGGGGTGCGTTCAATGCTTCGGATACTGCCATCACACTGCCACTTTTGCAGGTGTTCGCCATAGGACTACCACTTTACTCGATGGTAGCTCTGATGATTCGTGGATTTTACGCCTATAAAGATACTACAACTCCCATGAAAGTGGCGCTTTTCAGCTTTGTTCTCAATATAGTCCTAAGCCTGGCCCTTATGTGGCCGCTTGGTATTGTCGGGTTGGCTCTTGCCAATGTATTGGCGATTTTTGGTCAAACGATTCTTCTTACCGGGATGCTATCCCAGAAACTTAAAAGTAATTTGGTTAGAGATCTATTATCGGATATACTCAAGATTCTTGGTGGATCGGCCGTTATGGTTGGGGCAATCAAGCTATTAACACTAGGGATTATTTATCTGCCGTTTACGGACAAAGGTGAAGCGGCGGTGTTGGTGTTGGTTGTGATTCCTTTGGCCGTCCTCATTTATTTTGGAGTTCTATGGGTATTGAAGTTTAGTGAAATAGATGAGATTCCTCGATTGTCTGCCCGAATGTTTGGAAGGAAAAATACCTAA
- a CDS encoding phosphate acyltransferase has translation MRFINKLTQQLQRHPKRIVFPDSMDHRVLQAARQFATKRLGAPILIGERQKIKETALQLGINMDNIRLINPERSEELEKFAEQYFQSRKGKGITEEEALETVKMPNYFASLMLANSQADGLVFGAGTPASNALISLFRTIPLRENVKTASSVLILDLEDKQEFGIDGGLFLSDCAVLPDPNAEQLADMVISSASLAYHLTGEIPRVALLSYSTHSGNSSDPTVTKMKVATDLAREKAKSLDFPIRIDGEIQADVALDRYAAKQKGVGGEIAGQANVLIFPNLHSSNIAAKMVTILAGGYGYGQIMTGLSKPAAQVSRGASAHDIFATSVIVGAQATNREFLLT, from the coding sequence ATGAGGTTCATCAACAAACTTACCCAACAATTACAGCGTCATCCCAAGCGCATCGTGTTTCCAGACAGCATGGACCATAGGGTCCTTCAGGCGGCTCGACAATTTGCAACCAAACGATTGGGCGCACCTATCTTGATCGGCGAAAGACAGAAAATTAAGGAGACTGCCCTACAACTAGGCATCAATATGGATAATATTCGCCTCATAAATCCCGAACGCAGCGAGGAACTGGAAAAGTTTGCCGAACAGTATTTCCAAAGTCGCAAAGGAAAGGGGATAACGGAGGAAGAGGCTTTGGAAACGGTGAAAATGCCAAACTATTTCGCATCCTTGATGCTGGCCAATTCTCAAGCGGATGGATTGGTATTTGGAGCAGGCACTCCGGCATCCAACGCACTCATTTCATTGTTTCGAACCATTCCTTTACGGGAAAATGTGAAAACTGCGTCGAGCGTTCTTATCCTTGATCTGGAGGATAAGCAGGAATTCGGAATCGACGGGGGATTGTTTCTTTCCGATTGCGCGGTTTTACCAGACCCCAATGCAGAGCAATTGGCCGATATGGTCATTTCGTCTGCAAGCCTGGCTTACCATCTGACGGGAGAAATTCCCCGAGTCGCATTGTTAAGTTACAGCACTCATAGTGGGAACTCATCCGATCCGACCGTAACAAAAATGAAAGTCGCCACAGACCTCGCCAGAGAAAAAGCCAAAAGCCTGGATTTTCCGATCAGGATCGACGGCGAAATCCAAGCAGATGTTGCGCTGGATAGATACGCAGCCAAACAGAAGGGTGTTGGGGGTGAGATTGCAGGTCAGGCAAATGTGCTCATCTTCCCCAATCTTCATAGTAGTAACATTGCAGCTAAGATGGTTACGATTTTAGCTGGAGGCTACGGCTATGGACAAATCATGACCGGTCTGAGCAAGCCGGCTGCTCAAGTGTCTCGCGGAGCCAGTGCGCATGATATTTTTGCAACTTCTGTAATTGTTGGAGCTCAAGCGACTAATCGTGAGTTTTTACTGACTTAA